One window of Candidatus Methylocalor cossyra genomic DNA carries:
- a CDS encoding DUF2795 domain-containing protein: MARASVSPAEIQKHLKGMDYPARKPDLIKHAKGQGADENVVAILQELPDQEFHTAADVSKAIGEVE; this comes from the coding sequence ATGGCTAGAGCAAGCGTGAGTCCGGCAGAAATACAGAAACATCTTAAAGGCATGGACTACCCGGCGCGGAAGCCGGATCTCATCAAGCACGCCAAAGGCCAGGGTGCTGATGAAAACGTGGTGGCGATTCTTCAAGAATTGCCGGACCAGGAGTTTCATACGGCGGCCGATGTAAGCAAGGCCATCGGCGAGGTCGAATAA
- the prlC gene encoding oligopeptidase A, producing the protein MNNPLLDSYALPPFSRIRPEHVLPAVTQVLADNRAAIQALSVPGTTPTWDTLVEPLEDLEERLNRVWSPVSHLNAVMNSDALREAYNACLPLLSDYATEVGQNEDLYRAYRQLAEGPEFARLDGAQRRLVDNALRDFRLSGVDLPPAQKARYREIAQELASLASRFQDNLLDATHAWSKHLEDEEQLRGLPESARALARQTAAAQGKSGWVFTLEYPSYLAVMTYADDRRLRQEFYTAYVTRASDQGPHAGTWDNGALMERLLALRHEQAQLLGYRNFAELSLATKMARSCDEVMGFLTDLAERARPHAQRDLQELRTYAREQHGLETLKVWDLNYYSEKLRQHRFQLSEEEIRAYFPVGRVIAGLFELVRRLYGLTIQAREGVDVWHPEVTFYEIRDSAGELRGAFYLDLYARPKKRGGAWMDECLTRRRSRAGVQLPVAYLTCNFAPPAEGQPALLRHEEVLTLFHEFGHGLHHLLTRVDYPGVAGIHGVEWDAVELPSQFMENFCWEPETLALISGHYQTGEPLPKSLLDKMIAARNFQSGMQMVRQLEFALFDFRIHRDYDPALGGRIYPILSEVREQVAVVFPPPFNRFPHSFSHIFAGGYAAGYYSYKWAEVLSSDAYARFEEQGLFNPEVGRAFLTHILETGGSRNAMESFVAFRGREPKIDALLRHNGLAERA; encoded by the coding sequence ATGAACAATCCCTTGCTCGATTCCTACGCCCTGCCCCCGTTCTCCCGGATCCGGCCCGAGCACGTGCTGCCGGCCGTGACCCAGGTGCTGGCGGACAACCGGGCGGCCATCCAGGCCCTGTCGGTGCCCGGCACAACGCCCACCTGGGACACCCTGGTGGAGCCGCTGGAAGACCTGGAGGAGCGGCTCAACCGGGTGTGGTCGCCGGTCAGTCATCTGAACGCGGTGATGAACAGCGACGCGCTGCGCGAAGCCTACAACGCCTGCCTGCCCTTGCTCAGCGACTACGCCACCGAGGTCGGCCAGAACGAGGACCTGTACCGGGCTTACCGGCAGTTGGCCGAAGGGCCGGAGTTCGCCCGGCTGGACGGGGCCCAGCGCCGGCTGGTCGACAACGCCCTCAGGGATTTCCGCCTGTCCGGGGTGGACTTGCCGCCGGCCCAGAAGGCCCGCTACCGGGAGATCGCCCAGGAGCTTGCGAGTCTTGCCAGCCGCTTCCAGGACAACCTGTTGGATGCCACCCACGCCTGGAGCAAGCACCTGGAGGACGAGGAACAACTCCGCGGCCTGCCGGAATCGGCGCGGGCCCTGGCTCGCCAAACGGCGGCCGCCCAGGGCAAGAGTGGTTGGGTGTTTACCCTGGAGTATCCGTCCTATCTGGCGGTGATGACCTATGCCGACGATCGCCGCTTGCGGCAGGAGTTCTACACCGCCTACGTCACCCGCGCCTCCGACCAGGGGCCCCACGCCGGGACCTGGGACAATGGCGCGCTCATGGAGCGGCTCCTCGCCCTGCGCCACGAACAGGCCCAGTTGTTGGGTTATCGGAATTTCGCGGAGCTGTCCTTGGCCACCAAGATGGCCCGCTCCTGCGACGAGGTCATGGGCTTTCTCACCGACCTGGCGGAACGGGCCCGGCCCCATGCCCAGCGCGATCTCCAAGAGCTTCGGACCTATGCCCGCGAGCAGCACGGTCTGGAGACCCTGAAGGTGTGGGATCTCAATTACTACTCCGAGAAGCTGCGCCAGCACCGCTTCCAACTGTCCGAGGAGGAAATACGGGCCTATTTCCCGGTGGGGCGGGTGATCGCCGGGCTGTTCGAGCTGGTCCGGCGGCTGTACGGCCTAACGATCCAGGCCCGGGAAGGGGTTGATGTCTGGCACCCGGAGGTCACCTTCTACGAGATCCGGGACAGCGCCGGCGAGCTGCGCGGGGCGTTCTATCTGGATCTTTATGCCCGGCCGAAGAAGCGTGGCGGGGCCTGGATGGACGAATGCCTGACCCGCCGCCGTAGCCGGGCCGGCGTGCAGCTGCCGGTGGCGTATTTGACCTGTAATTTCGCTCCGCCGGCGGAAGGTCAGCCGGCTTTGCTCCGCCACGAGGAGGTGTTGACGCTGTTCCACGAGTTCGGGCACGGACTGCACCACCTGCTCACCCGGGTGGATTATCCCGGCGTGGCCGGGATCCACGGGGTGGAGTGGGACGCGGTGGAACTGCCGAGCCAATTCATGGAGAACTTTTGCTGGGAGCCGGAAACCCTGGCGCTGATCTCAGGCCATTACCAGACCGGCGAACCGCTGCCGAAAAGCCTACTGGACAAGATGATCGCGGCCCGCAATTTCCAGTCGGGCATGCAGATGGTCAGGCAACTGGAGTTCGCCTTGTTCGACTTCCGCATCCACCGGGACTACGATCCCGCCCTGGGGGGGCGGATCTATCCGATCCTTTCGGAGGTGAGGGAGCAGGTGGCGGTGGTCTTCCCGCCGCCCTTCAACCGCTTCCCCCACAGCTTTTCGCACATCTTTGCCGGCGGTTACGCGGCCGGCTATTACAGCTACAAATGGGCGGAAGTTTTGTCCAGCGATGCCTATGCGCGGTTCGAGGAACAAGGGCTGTTCAACCCCGAGGTCGGCCGCGCGTTCTTGACGCACATCCTGGAAACCGGGGGCAGCCGCAACGCCATGGAGTCCTTTGTCGCCTTTCGCGGCCGGGAGCCCAAGATCGACGCCCTGCTGCGCCACAACGGTTTGGCCGAGCGCGCTTGA